A stretch of DNA from Bradyrhizobium algeriense:
TGTTCGACCGGATGGTCAGCGTGCTCGACAGCGAATCGAAGCTGCGCAACCTGTCGATCGTCTCCCGCGAGGGCGGGGCTTCCTACCGCGTGCGCGGCTATCTCTCGGCGCAGGTGGTGCGCGGCAAGACCGTGATCGCCTGGGTCTGGGACGTCTACGACAACAACCAGCAGCGCGCGCTGCGGCTTTCCGGCGAAGAAGCGGCCGGCAAGGCCGGACGCGACGCCTGGGCGGCGGCCGACGACCTCGTATTGCGCAAGATCGCGCAGGCCGGCCTCAGTGGTCTGTCAGGTATGATTAACGGAATTCCGGATGCCGCGCCGGCCCCGGCCCCCGAGCGCCGCGGTCCCGCAGTCGCGAGTGTGGAAAGCGCCGTACCCGCGCAGGATGCGCTCGCCGTCACCTCGCTCAGCTACAGCGCCCAATAGGCGCCCCCGTAAAAGTCACGTATTTGCCGTTTTTTGACCGGGAAAACCGGGCCGACGGGTTGCCAGCCAAGCCACCCGCCTGATATCTCCTCGCCCATCAAAAGCGCCGGTTCCGAGGATTTCTCGATATGCTGAACGTCGTATCCAGCAAGGCGCGAGGAGAAGCGTTGATGGCGGCCAAAAACGGCTCGATCAAGCTGGTCGCCGGCAATTCCAACCCGGCGCTGGCGCAGGCCATCGCCGAAGGGCTGAACCTGCCGCTGACCAAGGCCAGCGTCCGCCGCTTTGCCGACAACGAAATCTTCGTCGAGGTGCTCGAGAACGTGCGCGGCTCGGACGCGTTTATCATCCAGTCGACGTCGTTTCCGGCCAACGACCACCTGATGGAATTGCTGATCATCACCGATGCGCTGCGCCGCTCGTCCGCGCGCCGCATCACGGCGGTGATCCCCTATTTCGGCTACGCCAGGCAGGATCGCAAGGTCGGCTCGCGCGCACCTATTTCGGCCAAGCTGGTCGCCAACCTGATCACGCATGCCGGCATCGATCGCGTCATGACGCTCGACCTGCATGCCGGCCAGATCCAGGGCTTCTTCGACATCCCGACCGACAATCTCTACGCTTCGCCGCTGATGGTGCGCGATATCAAGGAACGCTTCGACCTCGCCAACGTGATGGTGGTGTCGCCCGACGTCGGCGGCGTGGTACGCGCCCGCGGTCTCTCCAAGCGCATTAACGCGCCGCTCGCCATCATCGACAAGCGCCGCGAGCGCGCCGGCGAGTCCGAAGTCATGAACGTGATCGGCGACTGCGCCGGTTACACCTGCATCCTGATCGACGACATCGTGGATTCCGGCGGCACGCTGGTGAACGCGGCGGACGCGCTGCTCGCCAACGGCGCCAAGGATGTCTACGCCTACATCTCCCATGGTGTGCTGTCGGGCGGCGCGGCGGCGCGTATCGCCGGCTCGCGGCTGAAGGAACTCGTCATCACCGACTCCATCCTGCCGACCGAGGCGGTCACCAAGGCCGCCAACATCCGCACGCTGTCAATCGCGCCCCTGATCGCGGAAGCGATCAGCCGCACCGCGTCGGAAGAATCGGTGTCGAGCCTGTTCGACTAGATCGGACTTCGTAGGGTGGGCAAAGCGAAGCGTGCCCACCATCCATCCACGAGTCGTTTCCCGATTGGTGGGCACGCTACGCAGCTTTAGTCTAGAGCGGCCTCACTCAAATCCCGGCCGCGGCACCAGGTTCATCAGCATATTGGCGTAGCCGCCGTCGACCATGATCTCGTCGCCGTTCACATAGGACGCGCGGTCGCTGGCCAGGAACAGGATCGCATCGGCGATGTCCTGCGGCATGCCGACCCGCCGCATCGGCACCACCGCGGCGCGCCGCTCGGTTACCCCAGGCGTATCGTAAAAGGCCTGGCTCATCGGCGTGATCACCATGCCGGGGCTGACGACGTTGCTGCGGATTCCATGCGGCCCCCATTCGTTGGCGAGCTGCCGCGACAGCATGATCACGCCGGCCTTGCTGACGCTGTAGGCGCCGCTCTGCCCCTGCGCATTGCTGCCGGCGATCGAGGCCACGTGAACCAGGCTGCCACGGCCAAGCTTGCGCATCTGCCGGCCGAAAACCTGTGCGCAGACGAAATAGCCGGTCAAGTTGACCGACAGAACCGCGTTCCATTCGGCAAGCGACAACGAGTCGAGCGCGCCGGGCCGCAACACCGCCGCGGTATTGACCAGCACATCGCACGGCCCCAGCGATTTCTCGATCGTCGCTGACGCTGATGTCACGCCCTCGACATCAGACGTGTCGCAACGTGCGATGACATGCTCGGCGCCAAGCTTGCCGAGTTCTTCGCGCGTCACTTCAAGACCGCGCTCATCGAGATCGATCGCGGCGACGCGGGCGCCCGCCTGGGCGAAACTGACGGCGACGGCGCGGCCGATCCCGCCACCGCCACCCGTCACCACGCAGACTCGGCCTGACAGGCCGAGCCAATCGGAAGGGTCTTGTTCGGTTCTGACCATCGATGACTCCAATCCAACGCCATGCTCGTCATTGCCTGCGACAAACGCGAAGCGTTTGTGCAAGGGAGCGCAGCGACGAAGCAATCCATCTTTCTTGCGGCGCTATGGATTGCTTCGCTTCGCTCGCAATGACGGAGATCTTACCCGACGATCCCCGCGGCCACCTGTCCGCGCAGCCGCTCCAAACTGTGCAGCGTGTTGGCGCAAGCTTCCGCGACCTCGATACCCTTGATGACGAAATGCTTGCGGAAGAAGTCGTGATGCACGGCGCTGTCGTGGAACTGCTGCGGTGTCAGCACCGCGGAGAATACCGGCACCTCGGTTCTGAGCTGCACATCCATCAGCGCCTTGATCACTGTGTCGGCGACGAATTCGTGGCGGTAGATGCCGCCGTCGACCACGAGGCCGGCGGCCACGATCGCGGTGTAGCGCCGCGTCTTGGCGAGCAGTTGCGCATGCAGGGGTATCTCGAACGAACCCGGCACCTCGAACAGATCGACCTGCGCGCGCGTGATATGGCGCGCCTCGATCTCTTCGAGGAATGCGATGCGGCACTCCTCGACGACGTCGCGGTGCCAGGACGACTGCACGAAGGCGATCCGCTGCGGCTTGACGAAACGCGGATGCGCCGGTGCCGGTGGACGCTCGGGCACGTCAGGGACGTGGCTCGTTTCAACAGTTTGGGGTGGGGATTGGACTTCAGGCTCTTGCAACATCTGATTCATGGCTTTCCTCTTTCAGGACCAGAATCAGGGCATACGGAACGACGTCAGCCCACGCGCAAACGCGCGAAGGCCGCCGCAAACCGTTCTCTTTCATCCGGACTGTAACCGTCGGCTTCGGATTCACACCGAATCTGCTGACCCTTCTTCTCGGGAGAGAAGAAGGCGCTCGCGGGCTTGGGCTACGTCACCCTTACCGCCGGTGGGGATTTTCACCCCGCCCTGAGAACATCGGCCGCCCGGAATGGACGACCTGCCTTGAGACTATGACCAACGCCGGGGCGTCAGCAAGCACCTTTGGCATGGGGAAAAGGCATGTCCCCATGCCGCCAGAACAGGGCGCGCAAGCGTAAATCCGCGAACGGCTTTACTCAGGCCGCGGCAATTGGGATAGGCTTGCTGCCAACAGGGGGGCGCACAGCATGAAATTTCTTCTTCGGCGGAATTTCCTCAAACTCGCCGGCGCACTCATCGCTACGCCCGCCTTGCCGCGACTTTCGTCCGCGCTCGATTATCCGACGCGGCCGACGAAAATCGTCGCCGGTTTTGCCGCCGGTGGCGGCGTCGACATCACCGCGCGCCTGATCGGTCAGTGGCTGGCCGACCATCTCGGGCAGCCCTTCGTGGTCGAGAACCGGACCGGCGCCGGCGGCAATATCGGCACCGAGGCGGTCGTGAATGCCGCGCCCGACGGATATACGCTGCTGCTGGCAACCGTCCCGAATGCGGTGAATGCTTCGCTCTACGAAAAGCTCAGCTTCAATTTCGTCCGCGACATCGCGCCGGTCGCCGGCGTCATCCGGGTGCCGATGGTGGTGCTGGTCCACCCCTCGGTATCAGCGCAAACGCTGGCCGAATTCATCGCTTACGCCAAAGCCAATCCCGGAAAGGTCAACATGGCCTCGGCCGGCAGCGGCAGCGCGCCGCACATGGCCGGCGAGCTGTTCAAGATGATGACCGGCGTCGACATGGTCCACGTCCCCTATCGCGGCCAGGGCCCGGCGCTGACGGATCTGCTCGGCGGCCAGGTGCAGATCCTGTTTGCGGCTGCGCCCGGCACCGCCGATCACATCAAGACCGGCAAGCTGCGCGCGCTCGCGGTGACCACGGCCGCGCGCATGGCGGAGCTGCCGGAGATTCCGACCGTGGGCGATTTCGTGGGCGGCTATGAAGCCAGCCAGTGGTACGGCTTCGCCGCGCCGAAAAACACGCCGGCCGAGGTCGTCGAGAAGCTCAACAAGGAAATCAATGCGGCAATCGCCGATCCCGGCATGAAGGCCAAGCTTGCCGCCATCGGCGGCGCGCCGATGCCGGGCTCACCGGCCGATTTCGGCAGGCTGATCGCCGACGAAACCGAGAAGTGGGGCAAGGTGGTCCGCACCGGCGGCCTCAAGCCGGAATAAAAGCCGCGGCGCTCCCGGCTACGTCCCGCGCGCACGTGCCAGCGCCACGCCCGCCAGATAGGCAAAGGCCGCCATCGGCGGATTGATCTCGACGATGTTGCGATGGAGATGCGGACCGGCGTTAACGCACAATTTGCGAACAGGTCTGCGAGATCGGATGCGAGGCGATACATTCACGAATCCTTAAAAAGGCGCGTCCTAGATGTGTCTTTCAACTCCGGGTCATCCCAGCGATACAAACGAGGCAAGCGTGACACTCGCCACCGACGTTTCCCGCACGGATGCCGGAAGGCCCGCTGATCGGCCCTGGCAATGGCCCGTTTTTCAAACCAGGACCTTGGTACCGATCGCCATTGCGCTCGGCTCGCTCCTGGCCGGCGCGATCTACACCTGGTTTGTCGGCGAAGACGTCAACTGGGATTGGCTGAACTACCACGAGTACAATGTCTGGGCGGTCATCAACGACCGCTACGGCATTGACGCGTTGCCGGCCGGCTTTCAGACCTACTTCAAT
This window harbors:
- a CDS encoding ribose-phosphate pyrophosphokinase, encoding MAAKNGSIKLVAGNSNPALAQAIAEGLNLPLTKASVRRFADNEIFVEVLENVRGSDAFIIQSTSFPANDHLMELLIITDALRRSSARRITAVIPYFGYARQDRKVGSRAPISAKLVANLITHAGIDRVMTLDLHAGQIQGFFDIPTDNLYASPLMVRDIKERFDLANVMVVSPDVGGVVRARGLSKRINAPLAIIDKRRERAGESEVMNVIGDCAGYTCILIDDIVDSGGTLVNAADALLANGAKDVYAYISHGVLSGGAAARIAGSRLKELVITDSILPTEAVTKAANIRTLSIAPLIAEAISRTASEESVSSLFD
- a CDS encoding SDR family oxidoreductase, yielding MVRTEQDPSDWLGLSGRVCVVTGGGGGIGRAVAVSFAQAGARVAAIDLDERGLEVTREELGKLGAEHVIARCDTSDVEGVTSASATIEKSLGPCDVLVNTAAVLRPGALDSLSLAEWNAVLSVNLTGYFVCAQVFGRQMRKLGRGSLVHVASIAGSNAQGQSGAYSVSKAGVIMLSRQLANEWGPHGIRSNVVSPGMVITPMSQAFYDTPGVTERRAAVVPMRRVGMPQDIADAILFLASDRASYVNGDEIMVDGGYANMLMNLVPRPGFE
- a CDS encoding 6,7-dimethyl-8-ribityllumazine synthase codes for the protein MNQMLQEPEVQSPPQTVETSHVPDVPERPPAPAHPRFVKPQRIAFVQSSWHRDVVEECRIAFLEEIEARHITRAQVDLFEVPGSFEIPLHAQLLAKTRRYTAIVAAGLVVDGGIYRHEFVADTVIKALMDVQLRTEVPVFSAVLTPQQFHDSAVHHDFFRKHFVIKGIEVAEACANTLHSLERLRGQVAAGIVG
- a CDS encoding tripartite tricarboxylate transporter substrate binding protein translates to MKFLLRRNFLKLAGALIATPALPRLSSALDYPTRPTKIVAGFAAGGGVDITARLIGQWLADHLGQPFVVENRTGAGGNIGTEAVVNAAPDGYTLLLATVPNAVNASLYEKLSFNFVRDIAPVAGVIRVPMVVLVHPSVSAQTLAEFIAYAKANPGKVNMASAGSGSAPHMAGELFKMMTGVDMVHVPYRGQGPALTDLLGGQVQILFAAAPGTADHIKTGKLRALAVTTAARMAELPEIPTVGDFVGGYEASQWYGFAAPKNTPAEVVEKLNKEINAAIADPGMKAKLAAIGGAPMPGSPADFGRLIADETEKWGKVVRTGGLKPE